From a single Oceanobacillus kimchii X50 genomic region:
- a CDS encoding long-chain fatty acid--CoA ligase, translating into MMNTQLTLASMIKHTEKYFPKKEVISRTLAGVQTFTYEETIQRMKRLGHALESLGIKKGDKVGTFAWNHHRHLEAYFAVPSMGAILHTINIRLAQEDLVYIINHAEDKVILVDEDLLPLIERVKDQLEHVEAYIVMTDRESLPETSLSSVYSYEALLERANTEYEFTAELNEEDPAGICYTSGTTGKPKGVVYTHRGIYLHSMALGMTDTVGLSEMDTTMPVVPMFHVNAWGMPFAATWLGAKQVLPGPMPTPQVLAQLIDDYEVTTTAGVPTIWLGLLKELESGNYSMKSLRNILCGGSAAPKGMIKTFETKYNIPFLHAYGMTETSPLVTVSRLKSYQHSMDGEERLELRSRQGMVVPGIEIRAINENGDIARDGEDMGELLIRGPWIADQYYKDNRSGDAFHDGWLHTGDVVTLDEEGTIKIVDRTKDLIKSGGEWISSVDLENALMAHEDIFEAAVVAIPDPKWQERPVACVVCKEKTQLTKEDIIQFLEPQFAKFWLPDEVIFMKEIPKTSVGKFLKKALRDQVKEALSIKDE; encoded by the coding sequence ATGATGAACACACAATTAACTTTAGCATCGATGATTAAACATACGGAAAAATATTTTCCAAAGAAAGAAGTGATATCAAGAACGTTAGCTGGTGTACAGACGTTTACTTATGAAGAAACGATACAACGTATGAAACGCCTTGGCCATGCTTTAGAATCACTTGGTATTAAAAAAGGTGATAAAGTGGGTACATTTGCGTGGAATCACCATCGACATCTTGAAGCATATTTTGCTGTTCCGAGTATGGGAGCAATTTTACACACAATAAATATTAGATTAGCCCAAGAAGATCTCGTATATATTATTAATCATGCTGAAGATAAAGTGATTCTAGTTGATGAAGATTTATTGCCGTTGATTGAGAGAGTGAAGGATCAATTAGAACATGTGGAAGCTTATATTGTTATGACAGATCGAGAAAGCCTTCCAGAAACTAGTTTAAGTTCTGTCTATTCCTACGAAGCACTATTAGAAAGAGCAAATACGGAGTATGAATTTACTGCTGAACTGAACGAAGAAGACCCAGCAGGAATTTGTTACACCTCAGGAACAACCGGAAAACCTAAAGGTGTTGTGTATACACATCGTGGTATTTATTTACACAGTATGGCTTTAGGAATGACAGATACAGTCGGATTATCAGAAATGGATACAACTATGCCTGTGGTACCGATGTTTCATGTGAACGCCTGGGGAATGCCCTTTGCAGCTACTTGGTTAGGAGCAAAACAAGTATTACCAGGTCCAATGCCAACACCACAAGTGTTAGCCCAATTAATTGATGACTATGAAGTGACAACTACTGCAGGAGTTCCAACGATTTGGTTAGGGTTGTTAAAAGAATTAGAGTCAGGAAATTACTCGATGAAAAGTTTAAGAAACATTCTTTGTGGGGGATCTGCAGCTCCAAAGGGTATGATAAAAACATTTGAAACAAAGTACAATATACCATTTTTGCATGCGTACGGGATGACAGAGACGTCACCTTTAGTTACCGTATCTAGATTAAAAAGCTATCAACACAGTATGGACGGGGAAGAGCGGCTTGAATTACGTTCCAGACAAGGCATGGTCGTACCAGGGATTGAAATTAGAGCGATAAATGAAAATGGAGACATTGCCCGAGATGGAGAAGATATGGGTGAATTATTAATTAGAGGTCCATGGATTGCTGATCAATATTATAAAGATAATCGTAGTGGAGACGCATTTCATGATGGGTGGTTGCATACAGGAGATGTGGTCACGTTGGATGAAGAAGGTACCATCAAAATTGTAGATCGTACAAAAGATCTTATTAAAAGCGGAGGAGAATGGATTTCTTCTGTCGATTTAGAAAACGCTTTAATGGCACATGAAGATATATTCGAAGCAGCCGTAGTAGCAATACCAGATCCTAAATGGCAAGAGCGTCCAGTAGCATGTGTAGTATGCAAAGAAAAAACACAACTAACAAAAGAGGATATAATACAATTTTTAGAACCTCAATTTGCGAAATTTTGGTTGCCAGATGAAGTGATATTTATGAAGGAAATTCCGAAAACCTCAGTTGGTAAATTCCTGAAAAAGGCATTGAGAGACCAAGTGAAAGAGGCTTTATCTATAAAAGATGAGTAA
- a CDS encoding enoyl-CoA hydratase/isomerase family protein has translation MTISSAVLYQKENQIAYIVMNRPEKRNALSIEMAEELIAALHQAEKDPEVKVVILTGEGKGFSAGGDLQVLHTLNNSAQIMNYMKKALQIIQTMKDLDKYVISAVHGFAAGAGFSIAIAADFIVAKKDASFACSFTNVGIIPDLGLLKGLADKLPTAVAKEWISSGRQVTAQEAYERGIVNRVVEGDLLEEATEFAQFIVHGPPLANQFVKHMVNHASEYNQDTNDLQELAVQTLLLQSEDNKEGIAAFFEKRKPAFKGK, from the coding sequence GTGACAATTTCGTCTGCTGTTCTTTATCAAAAAGAAAATCAAATAGCTTATATAGTAATGAATCGACCAGAAAAACGAAATGCTTTATCAATAGAAATGGCGGAAGAATTAATAGCTGCACTACATCAGGCAGAGAAAGATCCTGAAGTAAAGGTAGTAATATTAACTGGTGAAGGAAAAGGCTTCTCTGCTGGTGGGGATTTACAAGTATTGCACACATTAAATAATTCCGCACAAATTATGAATTATATGAAGAAAGCATTGCAAATTATCCAAACGATGAAAGACTTAGATAAATATGTAATCAGTGCCGTGCATGGATTTGCAGCAGGAGCGGGATTTAGCATTGCAATTGCGGCAGACTTTATAGTAGCAAAGAAAGATGCTAGTTTTGCTTGTAGTTTTACAAATGTAGGGATTATCCCAGATTTAGGTCTGTTAAAAGGGCTCGCTGATAAACTACCAACAGCAGTTGCAAAAGAGTGGATTTCATCTGGGAGGCAAGTAACTGCACAAGAAGCTTATGAGCGAGGAATAGTAAACCGGGTAGTAGAAGGAGATTTATTAGAAGAAGCGACGGAATTTGCGCAATTTATTGTACATGGTCCCCCGTTAGCAAATCAATTTGTAAAGCACATGGTGAATCATGCTAGTGAATACAACCAGGATACGAATGATTTACAGGAATTAGCTGTGCAAACCTTACTTTTACAGTCAGAAGATAATAAAGAGGGGATTGCTGCCTTCTTTGAAAAAAGAAAACCTGCTTTTAAAGGGAAGTAA
- a CDS encoding CaiB/BaiF CoA transferase family protein, translated as MPLSNIRVLDLTRLLPGPYCSMMLADFGAEVIKIEQPNGGDYLRDFDPKYGNEDSVFFQSINRNKKSVCLDLKDEEDKQSFLELLTSSDILIESFRPGVMKNLGLDYDTLKEYQPSLIYCSLTGYGQTGPYKDKAGHDINYLSTAGILQMMSDNSKKPVLPSVQIADIGMGAYPALIGILMAYIHRQNTGEGQYIDVSMLDGAVSWLHMLLPATFHGQSVDREKSLLYGGYACYQIYETKDRRYLSMGGLEDKFWSTFCRVIGKYEYISQLHASLEIQREMITSIQNIIKKKTLDEWMILFDGEEACVTALQTLDELVVDPHVSHREMIIDKGGMKQIGIPIKMSETPGEIRSKSPSLGEHNEELLNPARTIK; from the coding sequence ATGCCGCTATCCAATATAAGAGTATTAGATTTAACGAGGCTACTTCCTGGTCCTTATTGTTCGATGATGCTAGCGGATTTTGGAGCGGAGGTAATTAAGATAGAACAACCAAATGGTGGAGATTATCTACGTGATTTTGATCCTAAATACGGAAATGAAGATAGTGTGTTTTTTCAGTCAATAAATAGAAACAAAAAGAGTGTTTGTCTAGATTTAAAAGATGAAGAGGATAAACAAAGCTTTTTAGAATTACTAACTAGTTCTGATATTTTAATAGAATCTTTTCGTCCAGGAGTAATGAAAAATCTTGGACTTGACTACGACACACTAAAAGAATATCAACCTAGTTTAATTTATTGTTCTCTAACTGGTTATGGCCAAACAGGACCGTATAAAGATAAAGCAGGACACGATATTAATTACTTAAGTACGGCAGGTATCCTTCAAATGATGAGTGATAACAGCAAAAAACCAGTATTACCATCTGTTCAAATTGCAGATATAGGAATGGGGGCTTATCCAGCATTAATCGGAATTTTAATGGCATATATTCATCGTCAGAATACTGGAGAAGGCCAGTATATTGATGTCTCCATGTTAGATGGGGCGGTTTCATGGCTGCATATGCTGTTACCTGCAACCTTTCACGGGCAGTCGGTGGACCGTGAGAAATCACTGCTTTACGGTGGTTACGCATGTTATCAAATATATGAGACGAAAGATCGCCGCTATTTGTCCATGGGAGGATTAGAAGATAAATTTTGGTCAACGTTTTGTAGAGTTATAGGTAAATATGAGTATATATCACAATTACATGCTTCACTTGAGATACAACGTGAAATGATTACATCTATCCAAAATATCATCAAGAAAAAAACATTAGATGAATGGATGATTTTATTTGATGGGGAAGAAGCATGTGTTACAGCATTACAAACCCTAGATGAACTAGTAGTAGATCCACATGTTTCTCACCGAGAGATGATTATTGATAAAGGAGGGATGAAACAAATCGGAATCCCAATTAAGATGTCAGAAACCCCAGGAGAAATCCGATCTAAGTCGCCCTCTCTTGGTGAGCATAATGAAGAACTATTAAACCCAGCAAGAACCATTAAATAA
- a CDS encoding TetR/AcrR family transcriptional regulator, whose product MSLREQKTEKKKKEIIHSAMQIIAEKGYYRTTIEDIAAKLLITKGTVYYYFQDKQDLLFQSHQLLLKNSIENLKNIHDQPLHPREKLKKAMIAHMDHLLEDKYGFELMHKPEQFFSHQQLEIILQLHRNYTELLDQLIVIGIEEGVFQALDPKITRNIYLGAMNWLTQWYDNEGKKQKQDMLEQMAEYLLNIVVKQVRKGECL is encoded by the coding sequence TTGTCTCTACGTGAACAGAAAACGGAGAAGAAAAAGAAAGAAATCATACATTCAGCGATGCAAATTATTGCTGAAAAAGGTTACTATCGCACCACTATAGAAGACATTGCTGCAAAGCTTTTAATTACAAAGGGCACTGTATATTATTATTTTCAGGATAAACAAGATTTATTATTTCAAAGCCATCAACTACTTCTTAAAAATAGCATTGAAAACTTAAAAAACATCCACGATCAACCACTACATCCAAGAGAAAAATTAAAAAAAGCAATGATCGCACATATGGACCATTTGTTAGAAGATAAATATGGATTTGAACTCATGCATAAACCTGAGCAATTTTTTTCACATCAACAATTAGAAATTATTCTGCAACTCCATCGAAACTATACGGAATTATTGGATCAATTAATAGTAATTGGGATAGAAGAAGGCGTATTTCAAGCATTAGATCCGAAAATCACGCGTAATATTTATCTAGGAGCAATGAATTGGTTAACGCAATGGTATGACAATGAGGGTAAGAAACAGAAGCAAGATATGCTAGAACAAATGGCCGAATATCTATTAAATATTGTAGTAAAACAAGTCAGAAAAGGAGAATGTCTGTGA
- a CDS encoding thiolase family protein, with the protein MREAVIVEAVRTPVGKRNGSLSEIRAEDLAAMPLKELITRTGLDSGLIEDVIMGCVTQSGEQAFDIGRQAALIAGYPIEVPGTTIDRQCGSSQQAIHFAAQAIVSGDMDIVVAAGIESMSRVPMGSNQQGVKLSKSLTSNYEIINQGLSAARIARKWNISREEMDLFALESHQKAIEARNNGYFSDQIMSVEITRSDGTKVTIDTDEGPRENTSMEKLAGLSSPFEKNGSVTAGNASQISDGAAGLLIMSREKAEELGFKPRFRIIARSVIGSDPTLMLTGPVPATKKVLEKAKLKLDDIDVFEVNEAFASVPLMWLKETGADPKKLNQDGGAIALGHPLGASGSRLMTTMLHTLERTGGRYGLQTMCEGHGMANATIIERLDE; encoded by the coding sequence TTGCGTGAAGCAGTAATAGTAGAAGCGGTTCGTACACCTGTTGGAAAGCGAAACGGTTCACTTAGTGAAATTAGAGCAGAGGATTTGGCAGCAATGCCTTTAAAAGAATTAATAACTCGCACTGGATTGGATTCAGGATTAATTGAAGATGTCATTATGGGTTGTGTCACTCAAAGTGGAGAACAAGCCTTTGATATTGGTAGGCAAGCAGCTTTAATCGCTGGATACCCGATAGAAGTTCCGGGTACTACGATTGATCGTCAATGTGGTTCGAGTCAACAAGCCATTCATTTTGCAGCACAAGCAATTGTAAGTGGGGACATGGATATAGTTGTCGCTGCTGGAATAGAAAGTATGTCGCGAGTTCCTATGGGATCGAATCAACAGGGAGTAAAGTTAAGTAAATCGTTGACATCGAATTACGAGATTATTAATCAAGGATTGTCTGCAGCGAGAATTGCAAGGAAATGGAATATTTCCAGAGAAGAGATGGATTTATTTGCGTTAGAAAGTCATCAAAAAGCAATTGAAGCAAGAAACAACGGTTATTTTTCCGATCAGATTATGTCAGTAGAAATTACAAGATCTGATGGAACAAAAGTGACTATTGATACTGATGAAGGCCCAAGAGAAAATACTTCGATGGAAAAATTAGCTGGGTTATCGTCGCCGTTTGAGAAGAATGGTAGTGTGACTGCCGGAAATGCGAGTCAAATTAGTGATGGTGCAGCTGGATTATTGATTATGTCGCGAGAGAAGGCAGAAGAACTGGGTTTTAAACCACGCTTTCGAATTATTGCGCGCTCTGTAATTGGATCAGATCCAACATTAATGCTAACTGGTCCCGTTCCAGCTACAAAAAAGGTGCTTGAAAAAGCAAAATTAAAGTTAGATGACATTGATGTATTTGAAGTGAATGAAGCATTTGCTTCTGTACCATTGATGTGGTTGAAAGAAACGGGAGCAGATCCAAAGAAATTGAATCAAGATGGAGGTGCAATTGCTTTAGGGCATCCACTTGGTGCTAGTGGATCCCGATTAATGACTACCATGTTACATACATTGGAAAGAACAGGTGGAAGATATGGTCTTCAAACTATGTGTGAAGGACATGGGATGGCAAATGCAACCATTATTGAAAGATTAGATGAATAG
- a CDS encoding long-chain-fatty-acid--CoA ligase, whose protein sequence is MLAPLTPLDWKRRAIKYYPEKIAIVDGDKSFTYKEFGRRVDQLSKGLLDKGIKEGDHVAVMLPNTHYMLECFYGICQIGAVMVPLNYRLSAKDLNYIINHSDAKLLIVDEAFAGPIEDIQNSLTLEEIIIVEVDGENTSLQGTRYESFIHHDNDKVELPVVEIDENQLMTINYTSGTTSNPKGVMLTHRSNYINAANFLYHINVSHDDRYLHTLPMFHANGWGGVWAITAAGGTHVCLRKVDPSLILDIFEQRQITMLCGAPTVVNMLVNEPKAKQLNLQSKLRMATAGSPPAAALIQKAQDILGLEMIHVYGLTETSPFILYCEWKQDFNDKSTDKQATIKARQGIELAFNGETTVIRPDGEEVAWNGEELGEIVTRGNVVMRGYYKDVERTDAAMKDGWFHTGDLAVIHSDGYIEIRDRAKDLIISGGENISSTEVEGVLYKHPDVLEVAVIAIPDEKWGEVPLAIIVPQPNSTMIEEEVISYCRENLAHFKAPKKVEFVEELPKTATGKLQKFRLRELYWERAKRVN, encoded by the coding sequence ATGCTAGCACCACTAACCCCACTAGATTGGAAACGGAGAGCAATTAAATATTATCCGGAAAAAATAGCTATCGTTGATGGAGACAAATCGTTTACGTATAAAGAATTTGGCCGCCGAGTTGATCAATTATCTAAAGGTTTACTCGATAAAGGTATTAAAGAAGGTGACCATGTCGCTGTGATGCTTCCGAATACACATTATATGTTGGAATGCTTCTATGGAATATGTCAGATTGGAGCAGTGATGGTTCCATTAAACTATCGTCTCTCAGCAAAAGATTTAAACTATATCATTAATCATAGTGATGCTAAGTTATTAATTGTTGATGAGGCATTCGCTGGTCCAATTGAAGATATTCAAAATAGTTTGACCTTAGAAGAAATTATTATTGTAGAAGTTGATGGAGAGAACACTTCCTTACAAGGGACTCGTTATGAATCGTTCATACATCATGATAATGATAAGGTAGAATTACCAGTAGTAGAAATTGATGAAAATCAGTTAATGACGATTAATTATACGAGTGGTACGACATCGAATCCAAAAGGTGTCATGCTAACCCATCGTAGCAACTATATAAATGCAGCCAACTTTCTTTATCATATTAATGTTTCTCATGATGATCGCTATTTGCACACATTACCGATGTTTCATGCGAATGGTTGGGGAGGAGTTTGGGCAATAACTGCTGCAGGTGGTACGCATGTTTGTTTGCGCAAAGTGGACCCGTCATTAATATTAGATATATTTGAACAACGACAGATAACCATGCTGTGCGGGGCACCTACAGTGGTAAATATGTTGGTGAATGAGCCGAAAGCAAAACAATTAAATTTACAGTCGAAACTTAGGATGGCAACAGCTGGATCTCCTCCTGCAGCGGCATTAATTCAAAAAGCACAAGATATTCTAGGTTTAGAAATGATACATGTATATGGGCTAACAGAAACATCACCTTTTATCTTATATTGTGAATGGAAACAAGATTTTAATGACAAATCCACAGATAAACAAGCAACCATTAAAGCGAGACAGGGAATTGAGCTTGCGTTTAATGGTGAAACAACGGTCATTCGTCCAGATGGAGAAGAAGTTGCCTGGAATGGTGAGGAGTTAGGGGAGATTGTCACTCGTGGAAATGTAGTGATGAGAGGTTATTATAAAGATGTGGAAAGAACCGATGCAGCGATGAAAGACGGATGGTTCCACACGGGTGATTTAGCTGTCATTCATTCAGATGGTTATATTGAAATTCGAGATCGAGCAAAGGATTTAATTATTTCTGGTGGAGAGAACATTTCATCTACAGAAGTGGAGGGAGTTCTTTATAAACATCCAGATGTATTAGAAGTAGCAGTAATTGCAATTCCTGATGAAAAGTGGGGAGAAGTACCTTTAGCAATTATTGTTCCACAGCCAAATTCAACTATGATAGAAGAGGAAGTCATATCGTATTGTCGGGAGAATCTTGCTCACTTTAAAGCTCCAAAAAAAGTTGAATTTGTTGAAGAATTACCAAAAACAGCTACAGGAAAGCTACAAAAATTCCGTTTAAGAGAGTTATACTGGGAGAGAGCAAAGAGAGTAAATTAA
- a CDS encoding acyl-CoA dehydrogenase family protein: protein MNLSISSSEQTELDLLKRSVETFCKQEVAPYYSTWEEKGMVPREFWNKLGEQGFLLAEVPEEYGGLGASFLYSTTIIESFCRHGYSSIAANLSVHDTILANYFLQYGTEEQKKYYLPRMISGELVGAIAMTEPGAGSDLQRINTTANFDEGLNGYVLNGSKTFITNGQHCDFAIVVAKTKLDVKPSKGISLFIVDTRKNGFTKGKNLEKIGLHACDTSELYFEDILLDDRDILGEVNQGFSILMNELPRERLIVANCAVACMEGVLTDTVTYVKERELFGTTLDQFQHTQFTLAELQTKVRVQRSFADECTTRCIEGNLDTATASMAKLSCTEVQGEVIDRCLQLFGGYGYMLEYPVARAYADARVQRIYGGTSEVMKLIISRELLSK, encoded by the coding sequence ATGAATTTATCTATTTCTTCATCGGAACAAACAGAACTAGATTTGCTAAAACGTAGCGTGGAGACCTTTTGCAAACAGGAGGTCGCACCATATTATTCCACGTGGGAAGAAAAAGGAATGGTTCCAAGAGAATTTTGGAATAAGCTTGGAGAACAAGGATTTCTACTTGCAGAAGTACCAGAAGAATATGGAGGTCTTGGTGCTAGCTTTCTTTATTCCACAACAATAATAGAATCGTTTTGCCGACATGGATATAGCTCGATAGCAGCAAATCTATCAGTGCATGATACGATTCTTGCAAACTATTTCTTGCAATATGGAACCGAAGAACAAAAGAAATATTACTTGCCGAGAATGATTTCAGGTGAATTAGTTGGTGCAATCGCAATGACTGAGCCGGGTGCGGGGAGCGATCTTCAACGAATAAATACAACAGCCAATTTTGATGAAGGACTAAATGGATATGTATTAAATGGTTCGAAAACATTTATTACGAACGGTCAGCATTGTGATTTTGCAATTGTCGTAGCGAAAACGAAATTGGATGTAAAACCATCCAAAGGTATATCGTTATTTATCGTTGACACAAGGAAGAATGGTTTTACCAAAGGAAAGAATCTTGAAAAAATAGGATTACATGCTTGCGATACCTCTGAATTATATTTTGAAGATATTCTGCTAGATGATCGTGACATTCTCGGAGAAGTGAATCAAGGATTTTCCATTTTAATGAACGAATTGCCTCGTGAACGTTTAATTGTTGCAAATTGTGCCGTTGCTTGTATGGAAGGTGTACTTACTGACACGGTTACCTATGTGAAGGAAAGAGAGTTATTCGGAACAACCCTTGATCAATTCCAGCATACACAATTTACATTGGCTGAGTTGCAAACCAAAGTACGTGTCCAACGGTCTTTTGCCGATGAATGTACTACGAGGTGTATAGAAGGGAATTTAGACACTGCTACAGCTAGTATGGCAAAACTGAGTTGTACTGAAGTTCAAGGAGAAGTGATTGATCGTTGTCTGCAGTTATTTGGAGGATATGGATATATGCTAGAGTATCCTGTAGCCCGGGCTTATGCGGATGCTCGAGTCCAACGTATTTATGGTGGTACATCAGAAGTGATGAAGCTAATCATTAGTAGAGAATTGTTGTCAAAGTAA
- a CDS encoding SDR family NAD(P)-dependent oxidoreductase, whose translation MIINQMTTVVTGGASGLGEATVRRLKNQNGKVAIFDLNKENGERLATELGDGVRYYQVDVTDEISVQKALDNVVEQGNGIHAVVNCAGIAIAEKTIGKKSVHSLQHFSNVIEINLIGTFNVIRLAADKMALNKPNEEGERGVIINTASVAAFEGQIGQAAYSASKGGVAGMTLPIARDLSTHGIRVMTIAPGLFLTPLFEKLPEKAKEELGKMTPFPSRLGKPIEYAKLAQSIIENPMLNGEVIRLDGAIRMQPK comes from the coding sequence GTGATTATAAATCAAATGACTACAGTTGTTACAGGCGGTGCATCAGGTCTGGGAGAAGCGACCGTACGACGACTAAAAAATCAAAACGGAAAAGTAGCTATTTTTGATTTGAATAAAGAGAATGGAGAACGTTTAGCGACAGAATTGGGAGATGGTGTTCGTTATTACCAAGTCGATGTAACTGATGAAATTAGTGTTCAAAAAGCATTGGATAATGTAGTGGAACAAGGTAATGGCATTCATGCAGTTGTTAATTGTGCTGGTATTGCAATTGCAGAAAAAACGATTGGGAAAAAAAGTGTTCATTCATTACAACATTTTTCAAACGTCATAGAAATTAACCTAATCGGTACGTTTAATGTGATTCGACTAGCTGCTGATAAAATGGCACTAAATAAACCAAACGAAGAGGGAGAACGAGGAGTTATTATTAATACTGCTTCTGTAGCTGCGTTTGAAGGTCAAATTGGACAGGCAGCATACAGTGCTTCAAAAGGAGGAGTTGCAGGCATGACGCTTCCGATTGCTAGAGATTTATCTACCCATGGTATTCGGGTTATGACCATTGCTCCTGGTTTATTTTTAACACCGTTATTTGAAAAGTTACCAGAGAAAGCAAAAGAAGAATTAGGGAAAATGACACCTTTTCCATCACGTTTAGGAAAACCAATTGAGTATGCGAAGCTCGCACAAAGCATTATTGAAAATCCAATGTTAAATGGGGAAGTAATACGACTTGACGGAGCCATCCGAATGCAACCAAAGTAA
- a CDS encoding NAD(P)H-dependent flavin oxidoreductase → MQLTDINNQMTLPVMMAPMFLISNPNMVIRGCEAGIIGTFPALNARTTDILDEWMTEINTKLDEKRAVNPNKKIAPWGINFISHSSNKRFYEDLKLIEKHQPPIVITSLGDPSPVVSIVHSYGGMVLSDVINLKFAKKALEKGSDGLILVANGAGGHGGTLNPFAFIQEVRTFFNGPIALAGAISQGEQVLASQILGADFAYIGTHFIATEESGANEEYRQSTIEATSKDILYTPAFSGIPANYLIPSIVKSGLDPNKLPKKEKIDFSELGDPSIRAWKDIWGAGQGVAGTTKVQSIQQVVDELQQQYEQAKNKMGIAIEQN, encoded by the coding sequence ATGCAATTAACAGATATTAATAATCAAATGACATTACCGGTAATGATGGCACCGATGTTTTTAATTTCAAATCCGAATATGGTGATTCGTGGATGTGAAGCGGGGATCATCGGTACTTTTCCAGCATTGAATGCCCGCACTACGGATATTTTGGATGAGTGGATGACAGAAATTAATACAAAATTAGATGAGAAAAGAGCTGTTAATCCGAATAAAAAGATAGCACCTTGGGGGATTAATTTTATTAGTCATTCATCGAATAAACGGTTTTACGAGGATTTAAAGTTGATAGAAAAACATCAACCTCCAATTGTCATTACATCGTTAGGTGACCCATCTCCAGTAGTTTCAATTGTTCATTCATACGGTGGAATGGTACTCTCTGATGTAATCAATCTTAAATTTGCCAAAAAAGCCTTAGAAAAAGGAAGCGACGGATTAATTCTTGTTGCCAATGGTGCAGGTGGTCATGGTGGAACGTTAAATCCGTTTGCTTTTATTCAAGAAGTACGGACGTTCTTTAATGGACCGATTGCTTTAGCAGGAGCTATTTCACAAGGAGAGCAGGTGCTAGCTTCGCAAATATTAGGCGCTGATTTTGCTTATATAGGTACTCACTTTATTGCAACAGAAGAAAGTGGAGCAAATGAAGAATATCGTCAATCAACGATTGAGGCAACCAGTAAAGATATACTCTATACTCCTGCATTTAGTGGGATTCCAGCAAACTATTTAATACCTAGTATAGTTAAGTCAGGGCTCGACCCTAATAAACTACCAAAAAAAGAGAAGATAGATTTCTCTGAGCTCGGAGATCCATCAATAAGAGCATGGAAAGACATCTGGGGGGCTGGTCAAGGTGTCGCAGGAACAACGAAAGTACAGTCAATTCAACAAGTAGTAGATGAACTACAGCAACAATATGAACAGGCAAAAAATAAAATGGGAATTGCTATTGAACAAAATTAA